CCTAATAAACAATGTGTGTCTAACTCGTATCacaacagttttttgttgtgtaaCCCCTGTTTCCACTCTTTGTGGCAAGCTAAGCTATACAGCAGTAAAGTAGTTTCATGATGTATTCACTGTACAGGCAGGAGAGTGGTATATATGAACTCATCTAATTTATTCCCGAGTGCTAATAAGATTTACAGCCACAATCTAACTTGCACTAGGAATGTATTTGTTCCACAGCCAAATCTACAGGAGCTCAGCGATGAAGAAAAACTTTTATTACAGCTACAATTTTTAGCCTAGCTCGTATGTTCACATATTGGAGTGATATAACACATACATAAAATGAACCGTACACTCACTTTACGAAAAGACAGTTCAACGGGTAGATCGGCATTAAAGTTATACAGAGCTATAGCTTCTCCGTAATCCAAAACCTGTAGAGTGGGAGATTTTATAGGTGTAGGCTTCTCTGTTGGAGGGAGAATCTATTaagagagcagagcagagagttTTTAGCCAGTATCACAATacagagaaaacagcaacaaatgaGACAGACGAGGAAATTCACCTCCACATAAGATGTGGGGAAAATGCCAGCCCTTCCATGATGTTCTCCTTCAAACCAGTTGGCATCTACCTGCCTGTGGATGTAAACAATGTCCCCCTTCTGCAGTGTAAGCTCCCTGAAGGAAAGACAATGAGACACAAAAGGAAAAGCCATTAGTTTAGCTAAAATAGGCAAGCTGTCTCAGGATTTCTGACTTAGGATTTACTTCAGAGCTGTATTTCTGAAATGTAAGTGACAAGAAGGAAATGGCATATCAGCTCACACCGCCACTCACTTGGGTGACTGAGCTTGGAAATTGAACTTGACTCGCGCTGCTTTcatctggaaataaaaacaaatgtaaagttgcAGGCATCATATCTTTAGAATTTGCGATTATTACAGAACTTAATCACAAAAtactaaaactgaaaacaacttaacaattgatttttttaaagaaacaaccTTTACAGCAAAACATacctttttctcctctttcttaGGCGGCAGCTCCATGGTTTCATGTGTAGGGGAAAGGCGTTCTACTGTGGAACAAAGTAAAAGCACAATGGCGTGCATGCACTCTTAAGCATGCAGTCTTTTGTTcagtatattttgttttttttaaacgtgtTGCTACAAAAAAGACCAATCAAAATCTTAGCAACTGCAGCACACAAGTTCAAAAAGGTTCTTGAATTTCCAGAAAAGAAACAATTGGATAAAGCTAATCTGTAATCAGGTCTTCCGAAGTCCACTTCCTATTTTTGTGCACTTCCTCTCCACCCTTCTACAGCACCTTCTCTTTCTATAGGAAAAAACTACATAGGCTTTCCATGCTCACATCAGCCTCATCTAGTGAAAATCCAAAGATGAGAGATTAATGAGGCGGTCAGAATAAGTGAGATTACTAAAAGCTTTTGTTATATGTAGACATGGGTTCTTGTGGATCAGTGGGGTCAAGAAAACTGTGGACAGTTTTAATAGGAAAAGAATAGAAACAGCAGGGTTCTTATTAACACCCCTTCAAAGTAATGTCAGAAATAATAGGAAAATGTCtatgtgtgtgaaaaaaaattcaTGCTTACCATATGTGGAAGTGGAGGTTGCTAATGTGCCAGTGGAGCCAAGGATAGGCTGCTTTGATGCTAATGGTTTGctgaaaaagtataaataataattgattttttaaaaatgctattgTATTGTTGTGATATGTCTTCTAGTCAGCAGGGAGTTTGTAACGACAACAAAAGACagacagtcacacacatacagtttgtgtgtgtgttagtgtgggGGGGtatctgcattttcttttacggcacatctgtctgcagctgcacattTTCATGCGCTGGACAGAGATGAAACAAATAATCAGACAACTAAAAGGTTTTGCAGATTATAAAATGAGTCATGCTATTATCCCTGAAATGAAATCTGGTTTAGGTTAAGTTTGGACCTTTaagcattttaatgaaaaaaatctccATTCACGATCAGAATCATTAGAGTCCAGTTTGTCCTGTCTCTCTTCCCCAGAACGTATTTGCATATTTCCAGACAGTGTTGGCTTTCATTCAAGTATTTGCACTGGACTGCCCACAGCTAAACAGCTATGACTGTTTGCTACAGCTGCTGAAGTTTTAACTTTAGATGTCCATAGGAAAGGGCTCTATAATAAAGCCCCACATCCTACCTTGCCAGTAGATGTCAAAACCCATGAGCCCAACTTAGCAAACAACAGTGAGAATCCTCCAAGAATGCAGTGCACACATGGTAGGAAATGAGGAATGGAATGCCGCATGCTGTCTGAAGTAACAAATACTTACTTGAACTTGTTAGAGTTCACTAGCTGCCTACTAGTTTCCTAGCAATGTGAGTCACCTGAATATCTAACAGGTATCCTGCAAAGTATTACTGGTCCATCCAATCACAGTGCTAGGTGTCTGAAAACTCCCAGCTGATGAAGCAATATTAAAGTGGATTAAGAGGCAATGTGTTGTGCTCAGAGGAGGTTTCTAATGTGGTGATTGACCCTGGCCTTTGTATAACCTGCTCTGCATGTGGCTCAACAATTTATATACAATAAATTAATTGCCGTTGTGCAGGAGCAATACAACCAAATTTGCTATACGTAtgttacaagaaaaaaaaggaaacgtagcattacatttaattattgtaGTACATTTAGTTATTGTAGCATTGTAACagcaacatgaacatgaacagtgAGTTCGACAGctttcaacaaaacacacattgtttCCATGGTCAATACTGAAAGTACTGAATCTACTTTTAATCAGTCTTAATAGTCTGTGTAATTAAAAACTTGAGAACTTTGAGAACATATTACAGATGACAAAAATACGCCTAAATGGTCAGTAAATGAGTTATTACAAACTCCTGAAAATAACTTGAAGTACTCATGTTCCATATAGGTAATGTTACCACTGACCTGTGGGTTATAGTACCAGTCTTTGGAGCACTTCTTGGATCCTTACCTCGGGCCTCCTGCAAGTACAGTTaacagtgaacacagtttgttcGCAGTGGCACCCCTCAGCCTTCTGTATCTCCCAGCTGACAGGAAATCTCACAGTAACTCAGACAAAGTAGAGGTGCTAACCACTCCCAAAGGAGCAAGAAATCCCCTGGGTCCTATCCTCCTAGGGCTACAAACAACACCACTCATGATCGTTCTGAGCTGTGATTTCCGCTGAATTACAGCctgtaaaactaatttaatcACACAAGAATCAGGAAAAGCAAAAGAATCATATTTTTAGCATCCAAATCGTTCTCTAAAACAAGCACAGTGCAAAGAAAATTTCTAAGCAAAACTATCAAAAATGTATGAACTACATTTGCTTAGGAGGGAGAGGGCACTTGCAGGCAGGTGATTAACATAGCAGATCAATCCGAGTGCAAGGCAGGCAGACGATTCCCAGGCTGTCATTGAGgtcacagagacaaacaaaatgtgtggcAGCAAGCATCTTTACGTGGGGAGAGTAAAGGTGAGGGTGTGTGAAAATCCTGCTAGATTGGGGAAGGGATGCTTCAGCAGAGAGAGTCAGGAGGGGGGCTCAGTACCTCACCCCGGCCTCGCCGTTGCTTCTTCTGGGAAAGTCTCCTTTCCAAGCCCTGGATCTCCGAGTCCAGCTCAGCCTCAAATCGACTCAGCTCAGAGACCAGACTGGCCTGAGCCCAAATGGTAATGGAatggtaaaattaaaacaatagtACATACTCTGAGTTTTAAAGCTAATGGTGTcccttttcagtgttttaaaaagatgtCTTCACAGAGTGAATGCAGAAACTAAAGTTGGATCAAAGCTTCTCACCTCAATTGATGGGGACTTTGGTTTCTCTGGATGTTTTGTCAGGGATAGATGAGcctaaggacaaaaaaaacaacactgaacagaAGTTGCTTAAGTTATAAAACTGTTGCTAAACTTATCTTGCTTACTTATCTTGAACACTATCCAACCAAAGCCTGTGCCCCCCTAGCAGTTTAATCCGGCCATGCTACCACCAGTTCACAGCTTGTTGACTCTTTAGTTCAAATGGTGGTTCAAATCTCACATCCAACTGAATTCCACCAAAAATACTGTAGATGTCGATATGTGTGATTATACTTGTTTTATAGAACAGATTTATAGCAATTAAGGTTATGTAACTTGCCACCAGCTCTCAAGGGTTTTTGGTTATTGTGTAACCACATTCATAAATATGACACAGATTTCTATCTAGTCCAGTGCTGTGTGGAGAGCTTTCATTGGTAGACAAACAGTTAAAGGTAGCAAGTAAATTTCTTATGAGGTGAAATTAGTTTTCCAAATGCAGAGAACTCATTATTAAAGcttgaaaagtgaaaagtggaAGTGCATTTAAGGACAGGCATGGGTTTTAAGATTCTGACAAACATCCACATATTTCTTTCTTGGATGATTTAGTCAAATTATCTAGCTAGCTAACCAATACGCCTTTCACCCTCTGTTTAGAGAGACCTGACATCCACACAAGCAACGGATTCCATCAAGCATTTCTTTAAAAGGCTTATCTGGAAAGAACCACAGACATTTGggtccattttctttttcttttttctgttaaacAAAAAAGCCTTGGCTGAACGAGTCCCTCTGAATGCCAAAACCTTCCCCTCAGTCCTCATTACAATCATAGACTGTGGAGTAGCAAAACACCTGATATGGTCTGTGCGCTGGTTTTCTAAATGTTGTCCAAGGGATAGAACATTGGCCAATGtcataaagagaaaatgtaaaaagcctCCATGCTGTGAGCCATTATAAACCATAAGAGGTTAACACTTTAATACAGATCACAAGACACATCACCTCCCGTGGGGGAGTGGAAACAAAGACTGCTTTTCTTCACAAGTGCAGACACAAGGCACAATATGCACCAGATCTGGGACATTGTTGCAAaggccattaaaaaaaaggaactttaGAGACATTGTTTGTAACTCACCAGGGGTGTTTAAATACGCAGACACATAAAAATGACAGCACACTCAATTATAACAGCTCCTGAAGGGACAACTTTACTGGGCTTTGAGTTTACTAGCTGACAGAAAcagataaatgaatgaaaacaggaaGCCTACTGGATCCTGTGAATAAAAGAAGAACTGAGCAAATCTGGTGGTAATCAGCAGGTACACCACACTCATGAGTTATTATCGCGTGAGGAGATGAAATACGAGGACTTAGACTGTAATCTTTAAAGAAAAGTTACCCATCCTCAAAGCTGTTCTTGAGCCCCACACTGAGAAAACAGTGAAAGACTAAACAAATAATGATTTAGTGATTACAACCAACAATAAAGTGGGATAAATCTTCCCAGAATTTGACAAAAACATCTATGTAATATCTAACCTAAGGTCACAGCCTATTTTTAAAGTGATGAATGCATGCAGCGTTGTACCTGGCTGTGACTTTCAGTGGCTGTGCTCTTTCCAGGCTCAAAGTCGAATATGCTCTTCGGTTGAGGGTGCTGCTTTCCTGGATCTGAGAGCTTATCTACATCCTCACTCCTGAAATGTAACACCCCAAcacacatgcgtgcacacacacacacacacaccatggacAGCAAGTTAATCATGGCATCAATGTGAGTGCCTTCAACAGCAAATCCAAACTTGTCTGTTCCCATTGCCCTCCACGGCTCTTATATCACATTGGCTGATATTCACATAAACCCCACTTTATCTGATGTAATAAAATTACCTGGGTGTGTAGGCAATTCTACTACCAGCAAtggaaacaaatgttaaaagtacagttttaaATGTCCTCTTGCTAAACATTTAAAGTTCTGTAGTGTACATAGTGTTGCTACAAATTAATTACTAACACAACCAAAAAAGATATGTTTATTAGTACCATTTAGAGTAGCAGGTAGGTGGATTATGTTTGACAATTGTTTTTCACCATTGTTGGTGTCACGCTAAGCTAATTGATGGCTAGCGGCTTAACTTTGGGCTGTGAAACACCAAGGCAATATTAAAAAACTAACATTGATTAATGTTGGATAAGTGTATCATGGCCCTTAGAGTTTAAagtagaagaaaaacatttaaagatttttgGCAAAAACATAAGAGTTTTTGGCTTATTTGCTGAAAAAAACTTACCACAGTGGGAAACATTTAGCCCGATTCTTgccagataaaacaaaaaacacctgcCAGTACCATTAGAGCTCacactttttcattattttctttaataatatttatcaCTGTTAAGTAAGAGAGTGGTATCAATCTATCCCAGATTTCCATACTCTTACTTTTTTCCTTTACGTTCTCAGGACATTTTATagacatgttcacacacacctcacatCCATAGCCCCAGGTTAAATTTTATTACCACTATGAAAAAACAGCTCAAATTGAATTTTCACATTGTCCAAATGTGTGAACGTGGGTATTTACCAAACTGTCTTTACAGTGCTGAATATGTCTTGAGATACACTGTTGATTTGCTGGTTTTCTCTGGCTTGCTGGTTTTCTTTACTGGTTTTCTCAGCATATTCTGTAATATACTAAGCCCCTCTGTGACGCTGAGACAGCTATGTACATGAAATCATAGTGAACTCACCAGTCTGGCAGAGCTCCATAAGGTGTTAGTCTGAAGAGATTCTTGTCTGCTTCATTAGTTTTTTCAGTGTTGGTAGATTCCTGGAGCCCTGCAGGTCAGTGGATCAGTGGAGATCAGTATGTCTGTAGTCAAGTATGAACTGATTATGTAACCATGGAAAGGACAACAATGTGGACTTGACTTACGTTCAACTGACCATCGCTCTGAATCCTCCAGCTCAGATTCTGATAAACAAGTACAGACATTTTTTCAGACTTGGAGTTTACTATTTATAAAttgaaacaacatttatttctttccatcttctAATACTCCCTtactctcttttttgttttggtgagGCCTCGTTGTTCTAACAGTACCATGGCTGGCAGACATATTTTAAATCGTTCCTTTAAGCATAAGTAATAATTTCAAGTTTAAGTTCTCTGATACAAGCAAATGCCCTCAATTCAGAATTGTACTTAAAATGCACAAGTcatgacatttagaaaaaacattttgcacataaACAGCACTACGTTTTTCTCATAGATCTAGTAATCCTATCACTTTATCATCAGTAGAACCTCAGTGAGCTTGACATGACAGCATGTTCACGTACATGTAATTACACTGTAGCAGTACTCCGAGCATTGAAAGCCAATATTGCATAAGATGACAAATCACTTTCATGGAGTTTATATACCTCTGAATGAAAACTGATCCAGAGTAATCCACTAAAACTACCTCAGTGCTGCAATGGAGCCATTAACCACGCAAATTACAGGGAATGTGGTCCCATTACGCAACGCctgacagaaacaaatgaacagCTTGATTTGGGAGTGGCTGAGGTAAGAAGCTGGATTATTG
This window of the Channa argus isolate prfri chromosome 11, Channa argus male v1.0, whole genome shotgun sequence genome carries:
- the sorbs3 gene encoding vinexin isoform X7, encoding MQSQQFTEAVADSNGSRIIFCGEPEVVISPGLPTPPLSPFYSTRVPSGDSKVSEVNGSGTTTLSFGAYYGPSQSHGGLSNGVQGSATLPRSWGPSREERLIKFSGIGPVDETGMPIASRSSVNKPRDWYKSMFRQIHKKPEESELEDSERWSVERLQESTNTEKTNEADKNLFRLTPYGALPDWSEDVDKLSDPGKQHPQPKSIFDFEPGKSTATESHSQAHLSLTKHPEKPKSPSIEASLVSELSRFEAELDSEIQGLERRLSQKKQRRGRGEEARGKDPRSAPKTGTITHSKPLASKQPILGSTGTLATSTSTYVERLSPTHETMELPPKKEEKKMKAARVKFNFQAQSPKELTLQKGDIVYIHRQVDANWFEGEHHGRAGIFPTSYVEILPPTEKPTPIKSPTLQVLDYGEAIALYNFNADLPVELSFRKGEVINITRRVDDMWLEGRISGTSRSGIFPANYVQGAIPNSTAPFNPHVNSLPHTQVPNNSGSTLVQRQPYKAVYNYKPQNSDELELREGDIVQVMEKCDDGWFVGTSERTRAFGTFPGNYVAPV